One region of Oncorhynchus mykiss isolate Arlee chromosome 8, USDA_OmykA_1.1, whole genome shotgun sequence genomic DNA includes:
- the LOC110529488 gene encoding 5-hydroxytryptamine receptor 1E-like, translated as MEMERDLGDSSTGPNITNSTEAPDSTLPVVVFTDRMVVLVVILALLTLLTVLANSAVITAICTTKKLHLPANYLICSLAFTDFLVAILVMPISILYIATEYWSLGQVVCEAWLSVDMTCCTCSILHLCVIALDRYWAITKAIEYARKRSARRAAVMVGIIWVISVFISIPPLFWRHRPGSHGPKQCIIEHDHVGYTIYSTFGAFYIPMTLILILYYRIYNAAKTLYQKRGSSRHFSSRSQTKTDSQNSLNHCRMAHTFCVSDLSTSDPTLEFDRLNATIRIPSFETDMDGADERSQICTSRERKAARILGLILGAFILCWLPFFLKELLVGLQVITASPQVSEFLTWLGYINSLINPLLYTSFNEDFKLAFKKLLRRKEHA; from the coding sequence atggagatggagagggaccTTGGGGACAGCTCCACAGGGCCCAATATCACCAACAGCACAGAAGCTCCAGACAGCACTCTCCCTGTGGTGGTGTTCACAGACAGGATGGTGGTGCTGGTGGTTATCCTGGCGCTACTAACCCTCCTCACTGTGCTCGCCAACAGTGCTGTCATCACAGCCATCTGCACCACCAAGAAGCTCCACCTTCCCGCCAACTACCTCATCTGCTCCCTGGCGTTCACCGACTTCCTGGTAGCTATCCTGGTCATGCCAATCAGCATCCTATACATTGCCACAGAGTACTGGTCGTTGGGCCAGGTGGTATGTGAGGCCTGGCTGAGTGTGGACATGACCTGCTGCACCTGCTCTATCCTGCACCTGTGTGTCATAGCGCTGGACCGCTACTGGGCTATCACCAAGGCCATCGAGTATGCCCGTAAGAGGTCGGCCCGCCGGGCAGCTGTCATGGTGGGCATCATCTGGGTCATCTCAGTCTTCATATCCATTCCACCCCTCTTCTGGAGACACAGGCCCGGTAGCCACGGCCCAAAACAGTGCATCATAGAGCATGACCACGTGGGCTACACTATTTACTCCACCTTCGGGGCCTTTTACATCCCCATGACCCTTATTCTCATCTTGTACTATAGGATTTATAATGCTGCTAAGACGCTCTATCAGAAACGGGGCTCATCGCGGCACTTCAGCAGCCGAAGCCAGACGAAGACTGATAGTCAGAACTCTCTGAACCACTGCCGTATGGCACACACCTTCTGCGTATCGGACCTATCCACTTCAGACCCCACTCTGGAGTTTGACAGGCTCAATGCCACCATCCGTATCCCCTCATTTGAGACAGATATGGACGGGGCAGATGAGAGGAGCCAGATCTGTACCTCTAGGGAGAGGAAGGCAGCACGTATCCTGGGCCTCATCCTCGGGGCTTTTATCCTCTGCTGGCTGCCTTTCTTTCTGAAGGAGCTCCTTGTGGGCCTACAGGTCATAACTGCCTCACCCCAGGTGTCAGAATTCCTAACCTGGCTGGGCTACATCAACTCACTTATTaatcctctactctacaccagcTTCAATGAGGATTTTAAGTTGGCCTTTAAGAAACTGCTCAGACGAAAGGAGCATGCATAG
- the znf292b gene encoding zinc finger protein 292b has product MADEEAEQNLSAQTDTSATIVALREKLLKLAIALKNSTDSPTQSSTQYCQHFCQTLVEYAGRWRMEEEPLPLVEVYTVALLSYAQVSSCLSSQCENVPLVVERLSLSCIELLLSLPENFPDALWEEFKSSVQSAHSQLQENGITQLALLSAVAQETGVWTNSTLRSLLSNESPQTEEVHKFLRLEGPILLEMRVKHLIKENHMERAALLARACAECPEFEGKGHIFKQMYLVCLCSASAQEPLMEELSEIDCRDALEMICNLESEGDERGAFSLCSAFLTRQLLQGDTYCAWELTLFWSKLLKRMESSEETFLDRCRQMSLLSTTVFHILFFIKVIQSEVGKVGLPVCVDMCIRALQLESSDANNKATICKTISCLLPTDLEVKRACQLTEFLLEPTVDSYYAVETLYNEPDQKLEEENLPVSNSLRCELLLVFKTQWPFDPEFWDWKTLKRHCLTLMGEEASIVSSIDLLNDNEIPEAPEEEEDTTQGEEVFRDVTDYFVDTTHELNEITDKRRKIRETKKLREKGFISARFRNWQAYMQYCVLCDKEFLGHRIVRHAQTHYKDGLYRCPICAETFTSKDILEPHVASHVKLSCKERLAAIKTNKKLANPKTAAPVIAALKAKTENLLWKKDANSDSQEHNGESLQTESVQTKVSGLKTESSTEENTCPVVNCKKGFKYFRNLLVHVKAHRDNDEAKRFLEMQNKKVICQYCRRQFVNVTHLNDHLQVHCGVRPYICIQLNCKASFLSNTELLVHRKEHVVFKARCMFPRCGKIFNEAYKLYDHESQHYKTFTCKVPNCGKVFHSQSQLDLHQEEHVPKEEEYPATDTDLSHFLDQRMLSDQASFSEDVDEASHPSASVEVKHSIDNLLNASQGTVENDRRYMIQSEPPVKELYPYSERSVIRSTTNAQTHDPNQLRHRHQDPSETAAYDYMRPKPHNPPLASYQYPGDLHHAQQPSVFQGQVQSFRKDGNYESRNYNSDYRVPVQEQQHPHMSVNMSASSQTSHYMSTPMPQILPSVSHTLLPLVTRLPATGCRTENIQGPLASTPAPLHHQLPTTPAPQQHPLTATPAPLHHQLPTTAAPQQHSLPATPAPQQHPLPATPAPQQHPLPATPAPQQYSLPATPAPQQHPLPATPAPQQHPLPTTPAPPQGERHHCALESCDRNYSSYRSVTKHMKAAHPEFYTEWKLVKRKTREHEKARKAAPSSLPLIGNHNSVAPIQHQQVIQPTPPLYSNHSYASHSAAVQSQAFPNQMDNILDPIVLSQLGNNPNQYAPPSMPWQQTPGNNQIQNYHSQVYPSSNLQGMPQMGGGGMDVHVIPSGHMMRPNVERPAESLLPTTMDNVLQPVFPSYVDILKDSSLSNQLGNAALPYTPQTQSNLRSNFNPPERSRRMQKTNMESHVLAGNQLLARNNSESQDGTKNTAEKNQMGKKVKRNKRTKWPAIVKDGKFICSRCGREFTNPKSLGGHLSKRLHCKAYDTELLTADLPSSFLDLLNSEQLLNTQPPPSSQYNPAAPYANDGEQPDEILKQIMVTSNIPNMFEPSAIPQPTFQNPYGPYGPAGRLPESTVIQHTGNVQVKTENESYTDGYLQQSCDPGFGNSAFYEPLLTQVLAENNPTVSLHRLPTDHIDNLLRAETLMKMKEVKGNSDSASNSGGLSNDGLLAAMASLAENLMTNPMLQITSPDPRPQHSPAATSIKPVETRRKSAEHNVKKRLREQILAGDFQRRSSVSGTSSTDTHASLNLVSSNPTTNDVQHFGVHQSPQPSKMIDHGIPSVSSTQMNGAAPMKSFTNFRVASSRHHEVPAPTCIVANDVDLGPNLTPANQQHWIMDLQTALERLDLDKQQVCDSTPTYSSTKPSCTDICNDTESFQPNVSKEKDTQIPDGCRKLFACESDNCTYRAMTKDAILKHLIKTHNYNNEMINSIKKSHGKFAPFSCQMCDKTFTRNSNLKAHCQTAHRLTQREIAELIMKRKSSNTVGFANNEDKPRVHSEPPLSGQIAKAPHSIMENIRRQHSLPDVSQNQDMTVKNVFASGERIKQDYHPHPFKQQTSQGIADPRYHDNSLSMGMQPMQRMPMHDQTPLMLMSEYQINAHYSTIHQQPLMTPPDADQWSNGQHIPSPSRPMPTHYSQQSGGYLAERADSMMPAPSDPLQVCAPLLENTSKIKLQRGPKPKVEKPKVEIPKKTKEKKSEANDSFSPYRPYRCVHQGCAAAFTIQHNLILHYRAVHQSALSICEMKNENDQNEEQDEKNGIKQEGVMEEEPEVEVTQVTELRCQVSDCSRVFQDVPNMLQHYLQLHKFSLDKAGSLMSNINLGRFRCDQQGCTASFIAFWKYIGHIEKEHDKAKLAKMEPVDGMFQCDVEGCDRAYATKSNLLRHTMKKHHDLYKLQLMNQRKSEDCEKSDSKNSHYQITKSSDGKENIEGNKKITQKGGDKKKTDKTEKNSWTKYGKPSLKTKDEASAICIKKCKLQYPCMIKGCDSVMKSERSIMKHYMGHGLSERYLEEQRSHFIFCKKYPRRRNLRAARSDDSKSETSSEISDSEDTADTGLEGSEFDEYSKPVLRRKGKGELCDTKPSYDESSETASDGSVVVKRKRGSPRKSVFEKIVKRKRLTRSNAVYCGENGSDYDSSSTALTQDEMNDQSETLTSFKPMGFEVSFLKFLEQSSPSKNALKKRIRLRNATVLCKRSDTHLHYPKGFDTLEFRNPQKLTSLKNVKIVVDKSFSDVADTLLKQLQEMRPTVILEK; this is encoded by the exons ATGGCGGACGAAGAGGCCGAACAAAACCTCAGCGCACAGACCGATACCAGTGCAACAATTGTGGCACTCCGAGAGAAATTGCTAAAATTAGCAATTGCACTGAAGAACAGTACGGACTCTCCGACTCAGTCGTCAACTCAGTATTGTCAACACTTTTGCCAG actctgGTGGAGTATGCTGGtcgatggaggatggaggaggagccACTGCCCCTGGTGGAGGTGTATACAGTGGCCCTGCTGAGCTATGCCCAggtctcctcctgcctctcctctcagtGTGAAAACGTCCCCCTCGTAGTTGAACGTCTCTCACT GAGCTGTATAGAGCTGCTGCTCTCCCTGCCAGAGAACTTCCCAGATGCCTTGTGGGAAGAGTTCAAGTCATCTGTTCAG TCAGCACACTCCCAGCTGCAGGAGAATGGCATCACACAGCTGGCCCTCCTGTCTGCTGTGGCCCAAGAGACTGGTGTGTGGACGAACAGCACCCTGCGTAGTCTCCTCTCTAATGAGTCTCCACAAACAGAGGAGG TTCACAAGTTCCTTCGACTTGAGGGACCCATTCTGCTGGAGATGAGAGTAAAGCACCTTATTAAGGAGAACCACATGGAGAGGGCTGCACTGCTGGCAAGGGCTTGTGCAGAGTGTCCCGAGTTTGAAGGAAAAGGGCACATCTTTAAGCAGATGTACCTGGTCTGCCTGTGCTCTGCCTCAGCACAGGAACCACTAATGGAGGAG CTCTCCGAGATTGATTGCCGTGATGCACTAGAAATGATCTGTAACCTGGAGTCGgaaggggatgagaggggagccTTCAGCTTATGCTCAGCCTTTCTAACACGTCAGCTTCTCCAAGGAGACACTTATTGTGCCTG GGAGCTGACACTGTTTTGGAGCAAACTGCTGAAGCGGATGGAGTCATCTGAAGAGACGTTCCTGGACAGATGTCGTCAGATGTCTTTGCTGTCCACAACGGTCTTCCACATCCTCTTCTTCATCAAAGTCATTCAATCAGAG gtGGGTAAGGTTGGACTGCCAGTGTGTGTTGACATGTGCATACGGGCTCTACAGTTGGAATCAAGTGACGCAAACAACAAGGCCACCATTTGCAAAACCATCTCCTGTTTGCTGCCCACTGATCTGGAGGTAAAACGGGCCTGCCAGCTGACAGAGTTCCTCCTGGAACCCACAGTGGACTCCTACTACGCCGTGGAGACTCTGTACAACGAGCCAGACCAGAAGCTGGAGGAGGAGAATCTTCCTGTGTCTAACTCGCTCCGCTGTGAGCTCCTGCTGGTGTTCAAGACCCAGTGGCCTTTTGACCCTGAGTTCTGGGACTGGAAGACACTGAAGCGTCACTGCCTGACCCTTATGGGTGAGGAGGCCTCCATTGTGTCCTCCATTGACTTGCTGAATGACAATGAGATCCCAGAGGcccctgaggaggaggaggacacaaCCCAGGGTGAGGAAGTGTTCAGAGACGTCACAGACTACTTCGTGGACACCACACATGAACTGAATGAAATAACAGATAAAAGACGGAAAATCCGAGAGACAaagaaactgagagagaaagggttCATCTCGGCCAGGTTTCGAAACTGGCAGGCATACATGCAATACTGTGTTCTGTGTGACAAGGAGTTTCTGGGGCACAGGATTGTACGTCATGCACAGACTCACTACAAAGATGGACTTTATAGATGCCCGATATGCGCAGAGACCTTCACCTCAAAAGACATATTGGAACCACACGTGGCATCACACGTAAAGCTATCATGCAAGGAAAGACTAGCTGcaattaaaacaaataaaaaattagCTAATCCCAAAACGGCTGCTCCTGTTATTGCGGCTCTGAAAGCTAAGACTGAAAATCTACTTTGGAAAAAAGATGCAAACAGCGattcccaagaacacaatggGGAGTCGCTTCAGACAGAATCAGTTCAGACTAAAGTCTCTGGACTTAAGACTGAAAGCAGCACTGAGGAAAACACATGCCCTGTTGTAAACTGCAAAAAGGGATTCAAGTATTTCCGAAATCTTCTTGTTCATGTGAAAGCACATAGAGATAACGATGAAGCAAAGCGCTTCCTTGAAATGCAGAACAAAAAGGTGATTTGTCAGTATTGTCGTCGCCAATTTGTTAATGTCACACACCTTAACGATCATTTGCAAGTGCACTGTGGTGTCCGACCGTACATTTGCATACAGTTGAACTGCAAGGCCAGCTTTCTCTCCAACACAGAGCTGCTTGTACACAGAAAAGAACATGTCGTATTTAAAGCCAGATGCATGTTTCCTAGATGTGGGAAGATTTTCAATGAAGCCTATAAGCTTTACGACCATGAGTCACAGCATTACAAAACGTTCACCTGCAAAGTCCCTAACTGTGGAAAAGTGTTCCATTCTCAGTCACAGTTGGATCTGCACCAGGAGGAACATGTCCCAAAAGAGGAGGAATACCCAGCTACAGACACTGACCTTTCTCATTTTCTGGACCAGAGGATGCTTTCTGATCAGGCTTCCTTCTCAGAGGATGTTGATGAGGCTTCTCATCCATCAGCATCTGTTGAGGTGAAGCACTCGATTGACAACCTGCTGAATGCTTCTCAAGGTACTGTTGAGAATGATCGACGATACATGATTCAAAGTGAGCCACCAGTAAAAGAACTGTACCCATATTCAGAAAGATCTGTTATTCGGTCTACCACAAATGCACAAACGCATGACCCAAATCAGCTGAGACATAGACACCAAGACCCTTCAGAGACTGCTGCATATGACTATATGAGACCCAAACCACATAATCCTCCATTAGCTTCATACCAATATCCTGGGGATTTGCATCATGCCCAACAACCAAGTGTGTTTCAAGGTCAGGTCCAGAGTTTTCGCAAAGATGGAAATTATGAATCCAGGAACTACAATTCTGACTACAGAGTACCAGTGCAAGAACAACAACATCCACACATGTCTGTTAACATGTCAGCATCAAGTCAGACCTCCCATTACATGTCAACTCCAATGCCTCAAATTCTCCCATCGGTCTCTCACACACTTCTTCCACTAGTAACTCGTTTGCCAGCCACTGGTTGCAGAACAGAGAATATACAGGGCCCGTTAGCAAGCACTCCTGCCCCACTGCACCACCAATTACCAACTACTCCTGCCCCACAGCAACACCCATTAACAGCTACTCCTGCCCCACTGCACCACCAATTACCAACTACTGCTGCCCCACAGCAACACTCATTACCAGCTACTCCTGCCCCACAGCAACACCCATTACCAGCTACTCCTGCCCCACAGCAACACCCATTACCAGCTACACCTGCCCCACAGCAATACTCATTACCAGCTACTCCTGCCCCACAGCAACACCCATTACCAGCTACTCCTGCCCCACAGCAACACCCATTACCAACTACTCCTGCCCCACCCCAAGGAGAGAGACACCACTGTGCTTTGGAGTCATGCGATCGCAACTACAGCTCCTACAGAAGTGTTACCAAGCATATGAAAGCAGCTCACCCAGAGTTTTATACAGAATGGAAACTTGTTAAGAGAAAAACAAGGGAACATGAAAAAGCAAGAAAAGCTGCCCCGTCGAGTTTGCCTCTGATCGGGAACCATAACTCTGTTGCTCCAATACAACATCAACAGGTCATTCAGCCAACCCCGCCCCTGTACTCAAACCACTCTTACGCTTCCCATTCAGCTGCTGTCCAAAGCCAAGCTTTCCCCAACCAAATGGACAATATCTTAGATCCCATTGTACTCTCCCAGCTAGGAAACAACCCCAATCAATATGCACCACCTAGTATGCCATGGCAACAAACACCAGGAAACAACCAAATCCAGAATTATCACTCACAAGTATATCCCTCCTCGAACCTGCAAGGGATGCCACAAATGGGTGGTGGAGGAATGGATGTTCATGTTATTCCATCCGGTCATATGATGCGACCTAATGTGGAAAGACCAGCAGAGTCACTGCTTCCAACAACTATGGATAATGTTCTTCAGCCTGTTTTCCCCTCTTATGTGGACATTCTGAAGGACTCAAGTCTCTCAAATCAGCTGGGAAATGCTGCACTTCCCTACACACCGCAGACTCAAAGTAATTTGCGTTCTAATTTCAATCCCCCTGAAAGGAGTCGAAGAATGCAGAAAACCAACATGGAATCACATGTCCTTGCAGGAAACCAATTGCTAGCTAGAAACAACAGTGAATCTCAAGACGGCACCAAAAACACTGCTGAAAAAAACCAGATGGGCAAAAAAGTCAAGCGCAACAAAAGAACAAAGTGGCCTGCCATTGTTAAAGACGGAAAGTTCATTTGCTCTAGGTGTGGTAGAGAATTTACAAATCCCAAATCACTTGGAGGCCATTTGTCCAAACGTTTACACTGCAAAGCCTATGACACTGAGCTCCTGACAGCAGACTTGCCTTCATCATTTCTTGATCTTCTCAATTCAGAGCAACTTCTCAATACTCAGCCCCCACCATCTTCACAGTATAACCCTGCTGCACCGTATGCAAATGATGGCGAACAACCTGATGAGATTCTTAAACAAATTATGGTAACTTCAAATATTCCCAATATGTTTGAGCCCTCAGCAATTCCCCAGCCAACGTTCCAAAATCCTTATGGCCCCTACGGACCTGCTGGACGCTTGCCAGAAAGCACAGTCATACAGCACACAGGAAATGTCCAAGTGAAGACAGAAAATGAATCGTATACAGATGGTTATCTTCAGCAGTCATGTGACCCTGGGTTTGGCAATAGTGCATTCTATGAGCCACTTCTCACTCAGGTGCTTGCAGAAAACAACCCCACTGTCTCACTTCACAGACTTCCCACAGACCATATTGATAATTTACTCAGAGCAGAAACACTGATGAAGATGAAAGAAGTGAAGGGGAATTCTGATTCTGCCTCCAATTCGGGAGGGCTGTCTAATGATGGACTTCTGGCTGCAATGGCTAGTTTAGCAGAAAACCTTATGACAAACCCCATGTTGCAGATCACCTCACCAGACCCTCGGCCTCAACACAGTCCAGCAGCAACAAGTATCAAACCGGTGGAGACACGGAGGAAGAGTGCGGAACATAATGTCAAGAAAAGATTGCGTGAACAGATTTTAGCTGGAGACTTCCAAAGAAGAAGCAGTGTATCTGGGACAAGCAGCACTGACACACATGCCAGTTTGAATCTGGTGTCATCCAATCCAACAACCAATGATGTACAACATTTTGGAGTACATCAAAGTCCTCAGCCTTCCAAGATGATTGATCACGGAATCCCCTCTGTATCATCTACCCAAATGAACGGAGCAGCACCCATGAAGAGCTTTACTAATTTCAGAGTGGCTTCCTCTCGACACCACGAGGTACCTGCACCTACCTGCATTGTTGCGAATGATGTTGATCTTGGTCCAAATCTAACACCTGCAAACCAACAGCATTGGATAATGGACCTTCAGACTGCATTAGAGAGGCTAGACTTAGACAAACAACAGGTGTGTGATTCTACTCCAACATATTCCTCCACAAAACCTAGCTGCACTGATATTTGCAATGATACTGAATCATTCCAGCCTAATGTCTCAAAAGAGAAGGATACACAGATTCCTGATGGCTGTAGAAAGCTGTTTGCCTGTGAGAGTGACAACTGCACATACAGGGCCATGACAAAAGATGCCATTTTAAAACACCTCATCAAGACTCACAATTACAACAATGAGATGATCAATTCGATTAAGAAAAGCCATGGGAAATTTGCCCCATTCTCTTGTCAAATGTGTGATAAGACTTTTACCCGCAATTCAAACCTTAAGGCACACTGTCAGACAGCTCACAGATTGACACAGCGGGAGATTGCAGAACTAATCATGAAGCGCAAGTCAAGCAACACGGTTGGATTTGCTAATAACGAAGACAAACCACGTGTGCATTCAGAGCCTCCTTTGTCTGGTCAGATTGCCAAAGCGCCCCACTCAATAATGGAGAATATTAGACGTCAACATTCACTCCCGGATGTGAGCCAAAATCAAGATATGACTGTAAAAAACGTGTTTGCTTCCGGAGAAAGGATTAAACAAGACTACCACCCACATCCTTTCAAACAGCAGACTTCTCAAGGCATAGCTGACCCGAGATATCATGATAATAGCCTCTCCATGGGAATGCAGCCAATGCAAAGGATGCCCATGCATGATCAGACACCATTAATGCTAATGTCTGAATATCAAATTAACGCACACTACTCAACAATACACCAACAGCCTTTAATGACCCCTCCTGATGCAGATCAATGGTCAAATGGACAACACATACCATCTCCATCTCGGCCTATGCCTACTCATTACAGTCAACAATCTGGAGGCTACCTGGCAGAAAGAGCTGACTCAATGATGCCTGCTCCATCAGATCCCCTTCAGGTTTGTGCTCCCTTGCTAGAAAATACATCCAAAATCAAGCTGCAGAGAGGACCAAAGCCTAAAGTAGAAAAGCCTAAAGTCGAAATTCCCAAGAAGACGAAAGAGAAGAAGTCTGAGGCAAATGATTCTTTCAGTCCATACAGGCCATATCGCTGTGTTCATCAAGGATGTGCAGCAGCCTTTACAATTCAGCATAATTTAATCCTCCATTACAGGGCTGTCCATCAGTCTGCTCTATCTATATgtgaaatgaaaaatgaaaatgaTCAAAATGAGGAACAGGATGAGAAAAACGGAATCAAGCAGGAGGGGGTTATGGAGGAGGAACCAGAGGTTGAAGTAACCCAGGTAACAGAACTCAGATGTCAAGTGAGCGACTGCTCGAGAGTATTTCAAGACGTTCCGAACATGTTGCAGCATTACCTCCAGCTTCACAAGTTCAGCCTGGATAAAGCAGGATCTCTGATGTCAAACATCAACCTAGGCAGATTCCGATGTGATCAGCAAGGGTGCACAGCATCCTTCATTGCTTTCTGGAAGTACATCGGACATATTGAAAAAGAACATGACAAGGCAAAACTTGCCAAAATGGAACCTGTGGATGGGATGTTCCAATGTGATGTCGAAGGCTGTGACCGTGCTTACGCTACAAAGTCAAACCTGCTGAGGCACACCATGAAAAAGCATCATGACCTTTACAAACTCCAACTGATGAACCAACGGAAAAGTGAAGATTGTGAGAAATCTGACTCCAAGAATTCACATTACCAAATAACTAAATCAAGCGATGGGAAAGAAAACATAGAGGGCAACAAAAAGATTACACAGAAGGGAGGTGACAAAAAGAAAACTGACAAGACAGAAAAAAATAGTTGGACAAAATATGGAAAACCCTCCTTGAAAACTAAGGATGAAGCGTCTGCAATTTGCATTAAGAAATGCAAGTTGCAATA